In the genome of Acidobacteriota bacterium, one region contains:
- a CDS encoding ABC transporter ATP-binding protein has translation MSQYRDGGTPDKKPVRWSLALEEARKLVWARRGRLAAGLLLMLVNRIAGLVLPAASKYLIDDVIGRGRVELLSTIAWAVGAATLVQAVTQFGLSQVLGVAAQKAITDMRRRVEAHVMRLPVRFFDTTQTGVLISRIMSDADGIRNLVGTGLVQLTGSILTAVFALGFLLYLNWHLTVVTIVVLAAFGGAMGYAFRTLRPLFRERGKLSADLTGRLNQALGGVRVVKTYTAERREDLEFTKGAHKLFRNIAKSMTGVSATTAFSSVIIGAIGIVMILVGGRAIVNGTMTVGDLFSYIFFTGLMAAPIVQIASIGTQISEAFAGLDRIREILDTPREDADDASRAAVDEVAGDVEFDHVWFEYTPGVPVLKDVSFHAPAGTTTALVGSSGSGKSTLISLVMAFNRPTAGEVRIDGRNLLDLRLADYRRHLGVVLQDNFLFDGTVVDNIRYGTPHATLDDVERVSRIAHADEFIDKFEKGYDTVVGERGIRLSGGQRQRIAIARAILADPRVLLLDEATSSLDSESEAMIQDGLRSLRRGRTTFVIAHRLSTIRSADQILVLEEGAIVERGTHAELLALGGRYRQLYDKQYHFETNRFINPGEDFTPDVEGAAPAAPATPAVQVE, from the coding sequence ATGAGTCAGTACCGGGACGGCGGCACGCCGGACAAGAAGCCGGTCCGCTGGTCGCTCGCGCTCGAGGAGGCGCGCAAGCTCGTCTGGGCGAGACGCGGCCGGCTCGCCGCGGGCCTGCTGCTCATGCTCGTGAACCGGATCGCGGGCCTCGTGCTGCCCGCCGCCTCCAAGTACCTGATCGACGACGTCATCGGGAGGGGGCGCGTGGAGCTGCTCTCCACCATCGCGTGGGCGGTCGGCGCCGCCACGCTCGTCCAGGCCGTGACGCAGTTCGGGCTGTCGCAGGTCCTCGGCGTCGCCGCGCAGAAGGCCATCACGGACATGCGCCGGCGCGTCGAGGCGCACGTGATGCGGCTGCCGGTGCGCTTCTTCGACACGACGCAGACCGGCGTGCTGATCTCGCGCATCATGAGCGACGCCGACGGCATCCGCAATCTCGTCGGCACGGGGCTCGTCCAGCTCACCGGCAGCATTCTCACCGCGGTGTTCGCGCTCGGCTTCCTGCTGTACCTCAACTGGCACCTCACGGTGGTGACGATCGTCGTGCTGGCCGCGTTCGGCGGCGCGATGGGCTACGCGTTCCGGACGCTGCGGCCGCTCTTCCGCGAGCGGGGCAAGCTGTCGGCTGACCTGACGGGCCGGCTGAACCAGGCGCTCGGCGGCGTGCGCGTGGTCAAGACCTACACGGCCGAGCGGCGCGAGGACCTCGAGTTCACCAAGGGCGCGCACAAGCTCTTCCGCAACATCGCGAAGTCGATGACCGGCGTGTCGGCGACGACGGCGTTCTCGAGCGTGATCATCGGGGCGATCGGCATCGTGATGATCCTCGTGGGCGGACGCGCGATCGTCAACGGCACGATGACGGTGGGCGACCTCTTCTCCTACATCTTCTTCACGGGCCTGATGGCGGCGCCGATCGTCCAGATCGCGTCGATCGGCACGCAGATCAGCGAGGCGTTCGCCGGCCTCGATCGCATCCGCGAGATCCTCGACACGCCGCGCGAAGACGCCGACGATGCATCGCGTGCCGCCGTGGACGAGGTCGCGGGCGACGTGGAGTTCGACCACGTCTGGTTCGAGTACACGCCCGGCGTGCCGGTGCTCAAGGACGTCTCGTTCCACGCGCCGGCCGGCACGACGACGGCGCTCGTCGGATCGTCCGGCTCCGGCAAGAGCACGCTCATCAGCCTCGTCATGGCCTTCAACCGTCCCACGGCGGGCGAGGTCCGGATCGACGGCCGCAACCTGCTCGACCTGCGTCTGGCCGACTACCGGCGGCACCTGGGCGTCGTGCTGCAGGACAACTTCCTCTTCGACGGCACGGTCGTCGACAACATCCGCTACGGCACGCCGCACGCGACGCTCGACGACGTCGAGCGGGTGAGCCGCATCGCGCACGCCGACGAGTTCATCGACAAGTTCGAGAAGGGCTACGACACGGTCGTCGGGGAGCGCGGGATTCGCCTGTCGGGCGGCCAACGGCAGCGGATCGCGATCGCGCGCGCGATCCTCGCGGACCCGAGAGTCCTGCTCTTGGACGAAGCGACCTCGAGCCTCGACAGCGAGAGCGAGGCGATGATCCAGGACGGCCTGCGATCGCTCCGCCGCGGCCGGACGACGTTCGTGATCGCGCACCGGCTGTCGACGATCCGCAGCGCCGATCAGATCCTCGTGCTCGAGGAAGGCGCCATCGTCGAGCGCGGCACGCACGCCGAGCTGCTGGCGCTGGGCGGGCGGTACCGGCAGCTCTACGACAAGCAGTACCACTTCGAGACGAACCGCTTCATCAACCCGGGCGAGGACTTCACGCCGGACGTCGAGGGCGCCGCGCCGGCCGCGCCGGCGACGCCGGCCGTGCAGGTAGAATGA
- a CDS encoding PEP_CTERM-anchored TLD domain-containing protein — protein MPTSIRWTVLAVCLLFPSAAHATPLLTSAFEGQLEAWLGQGNLDFTNVFTKNSADPNNDDSLDFHAKADGKGATFTLLEAVVGTQTFVIGGYNPLSWSSIFDYNPSTTDAQRTAFIYNLTTGVKMNQRLSSDIVYFGGSFDFGVYQTYNYSGYGPTFGGGHDILVNSALNGGYAVQFSYGSGAPCGYGGQSIVGVTYLTTPCPTSAPYFFSSVGALEVYTFAPAAADPLATPEPATLTMLGLGLLGAARYRRKMVR, from the coding sequence ATGCCGACGTCGATTCGCTGGACCGTCCTGGCGGTCTGCCTCCTCTTCCCCTCAGCCGCGCACGCGACGCCGCTGCTGACGAGCGCGTTCGAAGGCCAGCTCGAGGCGTGGTTGGGTCAAGGCAACCTCGACTTCACGAACGTCTTTACGAAGAACAGCGCCGACCCGAACAACGACGACTCACTCGACTTCCATGCGAAGGCGGACGGCAAGGGCGCGACGTTCACGCTCCTCGAAGCGGTCGTCGGCACACAGACGTTCGTGATCGGCGGCTACAACCCGCTGAGCTGGTCCTCGATCTTCGACTACAACCCCAGCACGACGGATGCCCAGCGCACGGCCTTCATCTACAACCTGACGACCGGCGTGAAGATGAATCAGCGGTTGTCTTCCGACATCGTTTACTTTGGCGGGTCTTTCGATTTCGGCGTGTATCAAACCTACAACTATTCAGGATACGGGCCAACGTTCGGCGGCGGGCACGACATCCTGGTAAACTCCGCACTCAACGGCGGGTATGCCGTTCAGTTCAGCTATGGCTCTGGCGCGCCCTGCGGCTATGGGGGCCAGAGCATCGTCGGCGTCACGTACCTGACGACGCCGTGCCCGACGTCGGCGCCCTACTTCTTCAGCTCCGTCGGCGCGCTCGAGGTCTACACGTTCGCGCCGGCCGCGGCCGATCCGCTCGCGACGCCCGAACCCGCCACGTTGACGATGCTCGGCCTCGGCCTGCTGGGCGCGGCGAGATATCGAAGAAAGATGGTCCGGTAG
- a CDS encoding TerC family protein, with amino-acid sequence MSDLLIPLITLTVLEIVLGVDNVIFVSILSGKLPLAQQRLARRVGLLAAMLMRILLLWSIFWVSRLTTPLFEILGREISGRDLILLGGGLFLLAKATFEIHERLEGPEQAHGRPAASFWSVIGQVMLLDIVFSLDSVITAIGMADDERVMIAAIVLAVLVMLVAAEPISTVVETHPTIKVLALSFLLLIGMSLVADGLGQHIPKGYVYFAMGFSVFVEMINIRVRRTAEAPVQLRTPFESEREKT; translated from the coding sequence ATGAGCGACCTCCTCATCCCGTTGATCACGCTGACGGTGCTCGAGATCGTCCTCGGCGTGGACAACGTCATCTTCGTGTCGATCCTGTCCGGCAAGCTGCCGCTGGCGCAGCAGCGGCTGGCGCGGCGGGTCGGGCTGCTCGCCGCGATGCTGATGCGCATCCTGCTCCTGTGGTCCATCTTCTGGGTCTCGCGGCTCACGACGCCGCTGTTCGAGATTCTCGGTCGCGAGATCTCGGGCCGCGATCTGATCCTGCTCGGCGGCGGCCTCTTCCTGCTGGCGAAGGCGACGTTCGAAATCCACGAGCGGCTGGAAGGGCCCGAGCAGGCGCACGGCAGGCCTGCCGCGTCGTTCTGGAGCGTCATCGGCCAGGTGATGCTGCTCGACATCGTGTTCTCGCTCGACTCGGTCATCACGGCGATCGGCATGGCCGACGACGAGCGCGTGATGATTGCCGCGATCGTGCTGGCGGTGCTCGTGATGCTCGTTGCCGCCGAGCCCATCAGCACCGTCGTCGAGACGCACCCGACGATCAAGGTGCTCGCGCTGTCGTTCCTGTTGTTGATCGGCATGTCGCTCGTCGCCGACGGCTTGGGACAGCACATCCCGAAGGGCTACGTCTATTTCGCGATGGGCTTCTCGGTCTTCGTCGAGATGATCAACATCCGCGTGCGGAGGACGGCCGAGGCGCCCGTCCAGCTTCGGACGCCGTTCGAAAGTGAGCGAGAGAAGACCTAG
- the apaG gene encoding Co2+/Mg2+ efflux protein ApaG — protein MFTSEAVTRNIRVSVVAEYSPARSRPRDRQWFFLYTIAIANEGAETVQLLSRHWIITNAEGVVEEVRGPGVVGEQPVLEPGESFTYTSGCPLRTPFGTMEGTYQMINGSGEAFDVVIAAFTLSEPYTVH, from the coding sequence ATGTTCACGTCGGAAGCCGTCACCCGGAACATCAGGGTCTCGGTGGTGGCCGAATACTCGCCGGCACGCTCGCGCCCCCGCGATCGACAGTGGTTCTTCTTGTACACCATCGCGATCGCGAACGAGGGGGCCGAAACCGTCCAACTGCTGTCGCGACACTGGATCATCACCAACGCGGAGGGCGTGGTCGAGGAAGTCCGCGGCCCGGGCGTGGTCGGCGAGCAGCCGGTGCTCGAGCCGGGCGAATCGTTCACCTACACGTCCGGCTGTCCCTTGCGCACGCCCTTCGGCACGATGGAAGGCACCTACCAGATGATCAACGGTTCGGGAGAGGCGTTCGACGTCGTGATTGCGGCGTTCACGCTCAGCGAGCCGTATACGGTTCACTAG
- a CDS encoding four helix bundle protein has translation MEDLQCWQATRAFKLEVYRLVRQSAGAQRDERFRHQLMDAAASGEANIAEGFRRFGARQFVHFLGYAVASIEEARRRLQDGVDRGYIEQDACDPVLAAGLSALRLTVALKTSLLPYAKR, from the coding sequence TTGGAGGATCTGCAGTGTTGGCAGGCCACGCGCGCGTTCAAGCTCGAGGTGTATCGGCTGGTCCGTCAGAGCGCCGGCGCGCAGCGCGACGAGCGGTTCCGGCACCAGCTCATGGACGCGGCCGCCAGCGGCGAAGCCAACATCGCCGAGGGCTTCCGGCGATTCGGTGCGCGGCAGTTCGTTCACTTCCTCGGGTACGCGGTCGCGTCGATCGAGGAGGCTCGCCGCCGGCTGCAGGACGGTGTCGACCGCGGGTACATCGAGCAGGACGCTTGCGATCCGGTGCTCGCGGCCGGCCTCTCGGCGCTGAGACTCACGGTCGCGCTCAAGACGAGCCTGCTCCCATACGCGAAGAGATAA
- a CDS encoding (2Fe-2S)-binding protein yields MPKLTVADVGTFEVPAGKRLVLALEEDAGVDQLHACGGQARCTTCRVEFVEGEPARHTKAELNALAARGLQGVRLSCQILCDHDMAVRAISRLAGSGRPDAGRKPAPHIEPPPEYA; encoded by the coding sequence ATGCCGAAGCTCACCGTCGCCGATGTCGGTACGTTTGAGGTCCCGGCCGGAAAGCGGCTCGTGCTCGCGCTCGAGGAAGACGCCGGCGTCGATCAACTGCACGCGTGCGGCGGCCAGGCGCGATGCACGACCTGCCGCGTCGAGTTCGTCGAGGGCGAACCGGCCCGGCACACCAAGGCCGAGCTGAACGCGCTCGCTGCCCGCGGCCTGCAGGGCGTGCGCCTGTCGTGTCAAATCCTGTGCGACCACGACATGGCCGTGCGCGCCATCAGCCGCCTGGCTGGAAGCGGCCGTCCCGACGCGGGCCGCAAGCCGGCGCCGCACATCGAACCGCCACCCGAATACGCGTGA
- a CDS encoding leucyl/phenylalanyl-tRNA--protein transferase, translating to MIPPAVLVAAYREGVFPMGLENGDIGWFSPDPRGILPLDAFHVPARLARVVRRGTFETRVDTAFEDVMRACADRPDDDGTWITEEILESYVNLHRLGIAHSVETWRAGVLAGGLYGVHLGRAFFGESMFHRETDASKAALVALVDRLRAHGFALLDTQWTTPHLQQFGAIEIPRAEYLARLTQALRERAEF from the coding sequence GTGATTCCGCCAGCCGTCCTCGTCGCCGCCTATCGGGAGGGGGTGTTCCCCATGGGGCTGGAGAACGGCGACATCGGCTGGTTCTCGCCCGACCCGCGCGGCATCCTGCCGCTCGACGCGTTCCACGTACCCGCGCGCCTCGCGCGCGTCGTGCGCCGCGGCACGTTCGAGACAAGGGTGGACACGGCGTTCGAAGACGTCATGCGCGCCTGCGCCGATCGGCCCGACGACGACGGCACGTGGATCACGGAGGAGATCCTCGAGAGCTACGTCAACCTGCATCGGCTGGGCATCGCGCACTCGGTCGAAACCTGGCGCGCCGGCGTGCTCGCGGGCGGGCTCTACGGCGTGCACCTCGGCCGGGCGTTCTTCGGTGAGTCGATGTTCCATCGCGAAACGGACGCATCGAAAGCTGCGCTCGTGGCACTCGTCGACCGGCTGCGTGCGCACGGCTTCGCGCTGCTCGACACGCAGTGGACGACGCCGCATCTCCAGCAGTTCGGCGCGATCGAGATCCCGAGGGCCGAGTATCTCGCCCGGCTCACCCAGGCGCTACGCGAGCGGGCGGAGTTCTGA
- a CDS encoding NAD-dependent epimerase/dehydratase family protein, translating to MRKPVLLITGASGEMGHGLIDRLGRAGTHAIVTLDLAPLDPALGRFVQREVTSSILDRTVLDRLLAEYEVELIFHLAALLSTRAEFSPTAAHQVNVDGTLNLLEFAQREVESHGRPVRFLYPSSIAAYGLPTLEAKRAAGPVREDQWAEPTTMYGCNKLYCEQLGRYYARHYKQLSADRPRASVDFRCLRFPGLISAATLPSGGTSDYAPEMIHAAARGEAYACFVRPDTRIPFMTMPDAIDALLALAGAPREALSRTTYNVRAFAPTADEIRAEVLTAFPSADVAYRVDAKRQGIVDSWPQDVDDTAARREWGFAPAHDFTRGFRDYLVPEIRNKYRARPGA from the coding sequence ATGCGCAAACCGGTCCTGCTGATCACCGGGGCGTCGGGCGAGATGGGGCATGGCCTGATCGATCGTCTCGGCCGCGCCGGCACGCACGCCATCGTCACGCTCGATCTCGCGCCGCTCGATCCCGCGCTCGGCCGGTTCGTGCAGCGCGAGGTGACGTCGTCGATTCTCGACCGCACGGTGCTGGACCGGCTGCTCGCCGAGTACGAGGTCGAGCTCATCTTCCATCTTGCCGCGCTGCTCTCGACGCGCGCCGAGTTCTCGCCGACGGCTGCGCACCAGGTCAACGTCGACGGCACGCTGAACCTGCTCGAGTTCGCCCAGCGCGAGGTCGAATCCCACGGCCGGCCCGTGCGGTTCCTCTACCCCTCGTCGATCGCCGCCTACGGGCTGCCGACGCTCGAGGCGAAAAGGGCGGCGGGGCCGGTCCGAGAGGATCAGTGGGCGGAGCCCACGACCATGTACGGCTGCAACAAGCTGTATTGCGAGCAGCTCGGCCGGTACTACGCACGGCACTACAAGCAGCTCTCCGCGGATCGCCCTCGAGCGAGCGTCGACTTTCGATGCCTGAGGTTTCCGGGGCTGATCTCGGCGGCCACGCTCCCATCCGGCGGCACGTCCGACTACGCGCCCGAGATGATCCACGCCGCGGCGCGCGGCGAGGCCTACGCTTGTTTCGTCCGACCCGACACCCGCATCCCGTTCATGACGATGCCCGATGCGATCGACGCGCTCTTGGCGCTCGCCGGCGCGCCGCGCGAGGCGCTGAGCCGGACGACGTACAACGTGCGCGCGTTCGCGCCGACCGCCGACGAAATCCGGGCCGAGGTGCTCACGGCGTTTCCGTCGGCCGATGTCGCCTACCGCGTGGACGCCAAGCGCCAGGGGATCGTCGACTCCTGGCCCCAGGACGTGGACGACACCGCTGCCCGCCGCGAGTGGGGCTTCGCCCCCGCACACGATTTCACCCGCGGATTCCGCGACTACCTCGTGCCGGAGATCAGGAACAAATACCGCGCGCGTCCAGGGGCGTAG